From the Lathyrus oleraceus cultivar Zhongwan6 chromosome 4, CAAS_Psat_ZW6_1.0, whole genome shotgun sequence genome, one window contains:
- the LOC127074710 gene encoding alpha-mannosidase → MENAKTLVLLFICFYGTLVSAYTKYNTGATVVEGKLNVHLVPHSHDDVGWLKTIDQYYVGSNNTIQGACVENVLDSVVWSLRKDPNRKFVFAEMGFFHRWWVEQSPETQEQVKKLVAAGQLEFVNGGWCMHDEATVHYIDMIDQTTLGHRFIKDQFNATPKAGWQIDPFGHSAVQGYLLGAELGFDSVHFARIDYGDRAKRRNDKSLEVIWRASKTFGSSSQIFANTFPVHYSAPKGFNFEIGSSDNVVPLQDDPLLFDSNIDQLVQDFIDAAIIQANVTRTNHIMWTMGDDFQYQYAESWFKQMDKLIHYVNKDGRVNALYSTPSIYTDAKNAANQLWPLKTDDYFPYADGPYAYWTGFFTSRPGLKRYVRFLSGYYLAMRQLEFFAGNRSTIYNTFDLADALGIAQHHDAVSGTAKQHTTDDYAKRLAIGASKAEAVVSSSLAYLASKHSSDQSSAVASTFSQCQLLNISYCPPTEDNIPEAKDLVVVLYNPLGWNRTDIVRIPVNEANLAVKDSSGNNLEVQYVDVDSVTADLRTFYVKAYLGLSPKKAPKYWLLFQVSVPPLGWSTYFISKATGKSTRRKGDLSHLNNKKGENIEIGPGKLKMSFSSTSGLLERMYNSKTGVNIPIQQNYLWYASSEGDIRDVQASGAYIFRPNGSSPSIVSRSVSLKVVRGPLVDEVHQTFSSWIYQVTRLYKGKDHAEIEYTIGPIPDDDRVGKEVITRMTTNMATNKEFYTDSNGRDFLKRVRDHREDWPLQVTQPVAGNYYPLNLGIYTKDKKSEFSVLVDRATGGSSIKDGEVELMLHRRLLNDDGRGVGESLHEDVCTQDPNVTCEGLKVRGNYYISLDNVGAGSRWRRTTGQEIYSPLLLAFTHENAENWKSSHLTKGTIMDPNYSLPPNVALLTLEELDGGIVLLRLAHLYEQSEDAQYSTLAKVELKKLFATKTIKELKEVSLSANQEKSKMKKMTWKVEGDKGQEPQAVRGGSVSTSDFVVELGPMEIRTFLLKF, encoded by the exons ATGGAAAACGCAAAGACTCTGGTTCTTCTTTTCATATGTTTCTATGGAACACTTGTTTCTGCATACACAAAATACAACACTGGAGCTACTGTTGTTGAAGGAAAATTGAACGTCCACTTGGTTCCACACTCCCATGACGATGTTGGTTGGCTTAAGACCATTGATCAGTACTATGTTGGCTCCAACAACACAATTCAG GGAGCATGTGTTGAAAATGTGTTGGACTCAGTGGTTTGGTCCCTTCGAAAGGATCCTAATAGAAAGTTTGTGTTTGCAGAGATG GGTTTTTTCCATCGATGGTGGGTAGAACAAAGTCCTGAAACACAAGAACAAGTGAAGAAGCTTGTAGCAGCTGGTCAGCTAGAATTCGT AAATGGTGGTTGGTGTATGCATGATGAAGCGACAGTGCACTACATAGACATGATAGACCAAACAACTTTAGGTCATCGTTTTATAAAGGACCAATTTAATGCAACCCCTAAAGCTGGTTGGCAGATTGATCCTTTTGGACACTCTGCTGTTCAAGGTTACCTACTTGGTGCTGAG CTTGGGTTTGATTCTGTACACTTTGCAAGAATTGATTATGGAGACAGAGCTAAGCGCAGGAATGACAAATCTCTCGAAGTTATATGGCGAGCCTCTAAAACATTTGGTTCTTCATCTCAAATTTTCGCCAACACTTTTCCCGTTCATTATAGTGCACCAAAGGGTTTCAATTTTGAAATTGGATCTTCGGATAATGTTGTTCCATTACAG GATGATCCTCTTTTATTCGATTCCAATATTGATCAGCTTGTCCAAGATTTTATCGATGCTGCTATTATCCAA GCGAATGTTACGAGGACAAACCATATCATGTGGACAATGGGGGATGATTTCCAGTATCAATATGCTGAGTCTTGGTTCAAGCAAATGGATAAATTAATTCACTATGTTAATAAG GATGGAAGGGTGAATGCCTTGTATTCCACTCCATCTATTTATACCGATGCTAAAAACGCGGCAAATCAATTGTGGCCATTGAAAACCGATGACTACTTCCC GTATGCTGATGGACCATATGCATATTGGACAGGCTTTTTCACTAGTCGCCCGGGCTTAAAGCGATATGTTAGATTCCTTAGTGGATATTACTTG GCCATGCGTCAACTTGAATTTTTCGCCGGAAACCGATCGACTATATACAATACTTTTGACCTTGCAGATGCTCTGGGAATTGCACAGCACCATGATGCTGTCTCCGGAACTGCCAAGCAACATACAACTGATGACTACGCGAAACGTTTGGCTATTGGAGCCTCTAAG GCTGAAGCAGTTGTTAGTTCTTCTTTGGCATATCTTGCTAGTAAGCACTCAAGTGATCAAAGTTCAGCAGTTGCATCAACCTTTTCCCAG TGTCAACTACTCAATATCAGTTACTGCCCTCCAACCGAAGACAATATTCCAGAAGCTAAAGATTTG GTAGTGGTGCTGTATAACCCTCTTGGATGGAATCGTACTGATATCGTCAGAATACCA GTTAATGAAGCTAATCTTGCGGTCAAAGATTCATCTGGAAACAACCTTGAAGTACAATATGTGGATGTGGACAGTGTTACAGCAGATTTAAGAACATTTTATGTGAAGGCCTATTTGGGATTGTCTCCGAAAAAAGCCCCAAAATATTGGCTTCTGTTTCAAGTATCAGTACCTCCACTTGGTTGGAGCACATACTTCATTTCTAAGGCAACTGGAAAAA GTACAAGGAGAAAGGGAGATCTCTCACACCTCAACAATAAGAAGGGTGAGAACATTGAGATTGGACCTGGAAAGTTAAAGATGTCATTTTCTTCAACCTCTGGACTACTCGAACGGATGTATAATTCCAAAACTGGA GTAAATATACCAATTCAGCAAAACTACCTTTGGTATGCCTCTAGTGAGGGTGATATTCGTGATGTTCAG GCATCTGGTGCATATATATTCCGCCCAAATGGATCCTCTCCATCTATTGTTTCAAGATCG GTGTCCCTCAAAGTAGTCCGAGGACCACTAGTTGACGAGGTTCATCAGACATTTAGTTCTTGGATTTACCAG GTTACTAGGCTGTACAAGGGCAAAGACCATGCGGAAATTGAATACACT ATTGGTCCGATTCCTGACGATGATAGAGTTGGGAAAGAGGTAATCACAAGAATGACAACAAATATGGCCACAAACAAGGAGTTTTATACTGATTCTAATGGAAGAGACTTTCTGAAACGG GTTCGAGATCATAGGGAAGATTGGCCACTTCAAGTTACTCAGCCTGTAGCAGGAAACTACTATCCA CTCAATCTTGGGATTTATACCAAGGATAAGAAATCTGAATTCTCAGTCTTAGTTGATCGTGCCACCGGTGGATCCAGCATCAAAGATGGTGAGGTGGAACTGATGCTTCATAG GCGCCTTCTCAATGATGATGGTAGAGGAGTAGGGGAATCACTccatgaagatgtttgcacacAGGATCCTAATGTTACATGTGAAGGACTAAAA GTAAGAGGAAATTACTATATCAGCCTCGACAATGTCGGAGCTGGTTCACGCTGGCGTCGTACAACTGGTCAAGAAATTTACTCACCACTCTTATTGGCTTTCACGCATGAG AATGCAGAAAATTGGAAGTCCTCTCATTTGACAAAAGGAACTATCATGGATCCAAATTACAGCTTGCCTCCTAATGTTGCATTGTTAACTCTTGAG GAGTTGGATGGTGGAATTGTTCTTCTCCGTTTGGCACATCTATACGAG CAAAGTGAAGATGCTCAATATTCAACTCTAGCCAAAGTTGAACTGAAAAAGTTGTTTGCCACAAAAACG ATAAAGGAGTTGAAAGAGGTAAGCTTATCAGCTAACCAAGAGAAGTCAAAAATGAAGAAGATGACATGGAAGGTTGAAGGGGACAAAGGACAAGAACCTCAAGCAGTTAGGGGAGGTTCTGTCAGCACTTCAGATTTTGTTGTCGAGCTTGGTCCTATGGAAATTCGTACTTTCCTGTTGAAGTTTTAA